aaattttatttaattgaatgatttaaaattattaaatgaatataaattaaataaaaattaaatttaaaataatttaaaaatataatactaataataataaaatagcttCCCTCATCACAGGGCTTCCTAATTCAGAGCCTAAACTCCACCAGCCAGCCATCTCTGTCTGCAAGTTGGGCAAGGGTAGAAAAGCTTCTTGGTCAAGGATTAGAGCCaggatagatggagagatggcaAAGGGTTaaggaataagaaagggaaagaaagaatgtgGAAAAGGGAATCCCTCCTACTTTGAATAAGGATAGGATTCCCAAGAAGGCACATACCACTTGTCATTGTTGATCTGGTCCCCAAATCCAGGTGTGTCTGTCACTGTCAGCTTCAGTTTCACCCCCTTCTCCTCAATTGCTATGGAGGGAGGGTTGGGGAGCATCACTGGGGGACCTCAAACTCTGAGGAGCCATCAGGACCAGAGGAACAGTTGAAGAAGGGGGATGAACTCTGGAGGCAGGACAGTTTTAGGAAATTGGGGCAGTTCTTGGTGGGTCCACAGGGCAGGGTAGAGAAGAGGGAGTACTCACTATGGGTAACAGACTGCAGTTGTAAGGTTTGAGGTAAAGGCCCCAACTTGTTCACTGGTGATGATTTCCACACCTTGGACTTGAACAAAGTGTTTACCATTGTGGACTTACCCAATCCACTCCTCCCTGGGGATATACCAGAAGGACACATTCATAAACAGAGGGGTAGGAAGGGAATGGAGATACTTAATGGAGCGAAGAGGAGAATGACATGCATGGTCACACAGTGGCTGATCATGCTTGGAGTGTTATTGGAGGTAACATGatacagtggagagaatgctctCTTTGGAACAaaaacacttgggttcaaaaaagcAGCTTCTATCTGTGTGGCAAGTCACCTACCCTCCAGGGACCTCAGTGTACTCCGGTGGGGTTAGACTACGGAGTGCTGAGGCCCCTTCGAGATATAAACGTGTGTTTCTGACACTCAAGGAACTAAAATCATGGAGGAATTGGTTATAGGGAGGTAGGGTTAGTGCAGGTCATTGAATGGACCCACAGAGTGGAAGAGATTTGAAGGGGGATGGAGAAAGCCCTGAattgattctattttctttcttttgccctTCAACGTGATTttactcctctcttcctcccttttcgcTCACCAACAACCATGATGTTGAATTCAAAACCAGTTTTCATGGCTTTGATCTTCAGCTGGTCCAGCACAGCCTCAATCCCCACATAGCCAAACATCTCACAGGGGGAAGCCTTAGGGCTGGAAGATCGTGAGGCATGGGGAGATGTGGAACGCTTTGAAGTCCCCGCCATGACAATAGTTCTGCACAACTTGTCCAGCCCTGTCGTtgtaggggaggggagaaaggcaagagaaaggtAGTTTGGTTTACAACTCAGGAGCAAAGCTGACTCATGATCCCTCCATTTGGAGGCGTTAGTCTTCCTCTTTGATCCATGATCTCTGACACCTGATTCCTAACTGTACAAGATGTACTATACCTTATGAACATTAGCTGATGATGACGTCCCAGGAGGGGTTGGGGTAGGGGTAGagtatgaaagagagaaaaaggacctGGCAGGGAGCTTTGGTAGCCTGGTggattagtaaaaaaaaaaagaaagaaagaaaaagcccaGCTACAGAGATAGCACTACTTCCATTGCATGTAGAGAAAAGCTTGAGCTAATAACTCCCCCAGACCCTGGCAATGCCCCCTCTCCCCCTAATTCATTGACCAGCTGCACTCATGACAGGTTGGATATTTCCTCTACAGACACTCCCACTAGAAAGCCAATCGTCTAGCCATATTGCAGGGTTTTGTATTCCATATATTatggtagaatataagcttctggagggcaaggaccatttcacttttctctttgtatcttcagcacttagtacagcacctggcatatagtagacacaATAAATAAGACTTCTTGATTGATTGGAAAGTATACTCAGGTTGGAGGATGTATCTTGGCCAGTGGGTGAGTTGGGGAGGGGCGATTTGTCCCCATCTGTGGAAAGGTGGCAGCTCACCTTCCAGCAGTAGAAGTAGGATTCATCAAGGGGAGATTCTTCTTGACCAAGAATCCATTTGTCCTGTTGGTGGTGATACTTGGGAAGACAAATCAACAAGGGAGTTAGATAACAACAAAGAGAGGTAGAGCTGTACTAGACAATGACAGAGGTACAGGTCACTGAGGCAGAAGATGAGAGACATCAAGAGAAAGATTTCAATATGGGAGACAGAGACACGAATTTAAGAGGCAACAGAAGACAGACGAACAGGAAAGAGAGACAATAATAAAGAGACACCAAGAGACAAAGGCAACAAGGCAATGATGGAGAAGAGAGGCACCAAGAAATAGAGACCaacaggagagacagagacacaaagaaacgGAGTGACAGATGGAAAAGACAGACAAAGATGAAGAGCTTCCCTCTTTTGATCACCTGGCCCTGATCACTCTGTAGGGAGCCAGCTACGGAGGGAGGTCACCCCAATCTCTGAGGTTCAGTGTATGACTCTGGTGGGATGGGTGGGGGAGTAGATGACAGTTAACTGAAGAATCTGagctcttcctctcccccttcccccccttccctcaCCTCTACAACTTCCCAGTCAAGGACTCTTCTGGTGTAGGAGGCATCCAAGTTGAATACAAAGTCAGTTTGTTTAACATAGAAATATTTCAGAGAGTCCTGGGCATCGTCAGGCATCTTCGGAAGGTGCATGCCACACAGCTCATCTCCATAAGTATGCCTGCAGCATCTCAGTGTAGCGGAAAGGAAACTAGATTGGAAAGCAGGAGCCCAAAGTTTAAATCCTAGGTTTGATATTGACTAGCTGTGacaccttggaaaagtcacttcatctcttgtcattttcctcatctataaaaatgaggggaaATAGACTACAGGATTTAAAGAGCCTCTTTCATGTTTCTAAATGGGAGCTGAGGAGGGGAAAGTAGCACGTTAGGAAGTCTCTCCTACTACTCACCTGTTGCCTCagtactctctccctccctattccAGTCCATCATCCTTTCGCTTCAGCCCCGACCTCTCTCTGTCTAAAAAGACAAGTCATGAAAGAACATAAATGGAAGCTGGGAAGATATATTTGGACAACTTATTTGTGGAATATTTCAGGACGCTGCCCATCTTCATACTAGAAGTTTTTTatgagaaatgattaaaaaaggaGACAGTAATGGAAAACATCTAACAAGGAAAAAATAGCTCCAGTCACACCATTTTAATCTTCAGAAGACGTCACAGAAAAGAATATGTACACATTCACTGGGCACAATGTAAATAAACTTGAGCAGAGGCAACACAACTTGagccaaataaaattaattaaagaacATGTAAAAAAACGACAAAAATGGCCAGGGGCATCATTAGTTGTGATCTttgcttttccttcctccctcccccacccctccccccggATTGTACTCAGTTTATTTGGGTGTTTTTTGAGGGAAATGTCTGTTAGGccaaaaaaaagattattttcaaattttaaaagaagaatcaaaCCCACAAAAGGAGGTCACAGGTCTGAGCACAGATGATACTATTTCACGTTTACATAACAATTCAGTCATGTAGCTCTGCGGTCTCAGCCCCTGGGACTTAGGCAGAGTGGAGGCTAGCACTCGAGTGCTGGGCTTCCAGGCAGAAgggcctcagttcaaatccagttccAGACATTCAGTGGCTGTgcccttgggaaagtcactgaacctgtTCCCCCCGCTGTAAATGAGCACAATAGCATGAGCCTCTCTGGGCTGCTGTGAGGAGCACAGGAAGCATTTGTGAAGCCTGGCACCGAGAGGGTGCGATATAAATGCGAGCTATGATGTGATTATTTCCCCAGATAAGCAGCAGGGAAAGGGGAAAGCAGGGTAACAGGCGAGGAGACAGTCCATCTCCCCAGGGACGGAGGGGCGTACGGCGCATGAGGGAATGGCCCGATTTCTGTCCGATGCCAGCGGgactccctctttcccctcttccgaCCCCGTCCCGCCATCTTAGCCCGCTCGGTCCCGGAGCCTCTTTCAGAATCTGTCCCGGGACAAGGGCTCCGAAGGAACTGGGGCTGTGCCTGTGTGTGCGCCGGCTCCGGAGGAGGGACGGGTGCCCCGCCCTTCCCGCACAAGGACACGTTTGGGGGTCCAGCAGAGATCACAGCGGTAACCTGGGCAGTTTAGTTTAgcggggctgggctgggctgggctgggctggccCAGAGCCCGGAGGAGGGGCTGGGCGGCCACAGGTGCAGCAGGACTAGGAAGCAGGAAGCGGAGGGCAGGGTCTCCAGCACACGGGACTTTCTCCTCCCAGGTAAGGCCTGGGGATTTAATTGGGGGACCAGTGGGCACTTCCCCAGGGGGGAGAGGAACAGTCTGGGCAGCTCCTGTCTGCACCCCAGGAAAGAGGGTGGAGATGGGGGGTGAGGGAGAAACTTCCTGCTGGCATTGAGGCCGGGCTAGTCAGGTAGGAAGGGTCTCCTTTGAATGCTTTGTGCCCCACCTCAGGCCAGGGCCAGAGCTGGAGGGGCCCTCAAAGACCGTGAAGCTCGGGGCAATGAGGCCACCCGGGGGCCTTTGCCCTACCCCGGCtggcctggggggaggggggaggagaggggtgATGGGCTCTTGACCGTCTGCCTGGGACGCCAGGCATCCAGGGACTCGCGGGGATGGCCCCGTCCAGCAGGGATGTGGGGACCGAGCTGGAGGAGACTGTGCAGCAACTGCTGGGCCGCCTGAAGAGCCACCGTCTGTTTCAGTCTGAGTGGGACATTGCGGCCTGTGTGGTCTTCCTCACCTTCATTGGTGAGTATGGCAATAAACAGCCTTGGGGATCGCCCCTCAGCGCTGCCTCCCAAGTTCTGAGTGACATCTTCCCTCCTGCCCCCAGGAACCGTACTGGTGCTGATGCTCCTCGTCCTCCTGCACTGCTGCTGCCGCTGCGGCTGCCATTCCTCCAGCCCCCCAAAGGTAACCCCGAGGCCCCTCCCACGGGCGGGGTGGCCCCCGGCCTCCTGTGGAGCGGCCTGCTAAaaccttcctctccttcttgcaGAGGAGACCCAAGGGAGTGGACAACTTAGCCCTGGAACCGTAGTCCTGCGCCTCTCGCCCTGGCCTGACCATCAGGACCAGCATCCCACAGCCCACACCATGAAGCAGCAAACATTAAAGAAGTCAGACTCCATCTCTCCAGAGCTTCTCTCAAGCCACCTCAGGCTCCCCcatcttccttccccaccccataCAAGCACACCAACCCCGCTTGTCCTTTCCTGGCCATCCTGGCTGGAGAAGGCTCCGCCTTAGGCCGGTGGAACACTGACAGCAAGTTAGGCCACAGGGGAAAAGAGAGCATAAAGCcaacaaaaaacaaccctatCCCAGGGGTGCTTCTGCACATTCCCGGCagacttcccctccccctccttctggCATAGGAGCGGCACTCCAAGACTAGAGGCCCCGCGCTTGGGTCTTGATTCTTTATTTCTCAGCGGATGACGATACTTTTACGGATGACGATACTTTTACAGAACAGACAGGAAGATTAGAGCCCAAACACTGCGTCCCAGGCAGCCACCCTTTACACGTATTGTCACGACTCTCGCTCTTCCCACACCCCTCCGTGCCTGTGTGCAGGGGCAGCTTTGCTGCggagggagcagaaccagggctTCTGCCTGGGCTCAAAGGTCATCCACACTCAGGAAGCTCATTCTCATTCGGGCCGGCCTTTGGGTTTCTAGTCTCCCAAGGCGCTTCCTCAGCCGTCCGTGGCGCCGGCTCCCCGCCCCTCTCAGGCCTCGAGTTCCTCCAATGTTCACTAGCATCCATGCACTTGTCCCGGGCAGAGGCTCCTCGGGTCTGGGGGCCATGAGGGAAATAAATAGCGCGCTGCCCATGCTGAACCAGCAGCATGCGGTCCCTCGTCTATGCTGCTCCCTCCAGGGCTCGCTTGTGGGGGCTGCCTCAGCCCCCTTGGGGACTGGACCACGGGCCGGGCGCCTCTTTACCGGGGGAAATCTGTCCGAGGTTCCTCTTGGTCAGAAGGGCCTGTAGCTCCAGTAGCTGGAGAAGACGGAGATCTGGGGACAGAGCAGAGCAATGACAGCGGCCTCTGCGGAGCCTCCCCGCCCCTCCGCActgtcctccctccctctcagttcTCGGCTCCTGGCCTGAGCAGAGATCACGGGCCTGCCTGGAACCTCTGAAACAATGTCAGACAGCCCGAAGAAGCCGAGGCGGCCCAGTGAGGCGCACGAGGGTCAGGGCCGGgcggggggttaagtgacttgtcgagGACCCGCCAGGACCCGCTCTTCAGAGCACACTGTACCTAAATGAAATCCGCTTTGGTCTAACTCCTGCGCTAGGAAGGACCGCCCTGGCACCCACCTTGTCCTTGAGCTGCTGGCAGAGCTGCAGGGAGACAGTGAAGAAGACGAGGGCGTCATTGAGCCAGGGAATCACGCACTCCACCTTGTGCACGTGGCTCACCTCCAATCTTTGGGCGCCCCATTCACTGCGGGCAGcacagggaaagaggaaagaagggacgACAGGTGACCAGAGAGGGAGGACTTCATCTGGGACCCTGGCTGGGGGCGGAGGGCCAGCAGGCCCTGGGACGGCGCCCAGGGTCAACGGGGACAAGCGCAGGGGCCTGGGGACACTGCTCTTACCCGCCACCTCAAAACGATCACTTACAACATGGCTCCTGGGCTGTGAAGGACAGCTCCCCCCGAAGGGCGGAAGTTCTAGACAAAGCATCAGAGAAAAGGAGGGTAGCGCCAGGGCAGCCCACACCAGCAGCCGGCCAGCAGTAGGGAGCCGGGTCCCAAGTGCTCCTTACCTTGGTGGAGCTGGGCTGCAGAGGATGCAGCTGGTACACAGTCAGGCAGAGCTTGTTGAGGTTGATGTAAAAGTTCACCAGAAGGTCTGCAGGCAAAGCGGGAGCAAACATCCTCTGGGGGAATGCGGACATAGTCTCAGGTCAGATCAGCCCCTCCAGGCGGCAGAAGACAGCTTGGGGGTGGCAGAGGGAACAAGAGCCTCGCGCCCTTTGGCTGTTGGTCTTTCTTCCACCCTGCCCCCCCTGGCTCATCCCAGGCCCCAGAGAAGAGGAAATGCTCATCTTCCCAGTCACTGAGGTTCAAGAATAAGACGCCTAGAGGCAGAGCTGGGATCTGTCTCTCCACAGCAGGGATTCCTAACATGACCCTGGGCCAGCTGCTGAAATCTTCTTAGATTAgtattttaataaatgcatgaaaGAGATAGGATTACAAGGAAACCTAACGCATTAGGATAGTTATTAACATGTTAATAATGATatactcccctcccccaaaccccaatTGCAGAACAAAGTTAGGCCAAGACCCCAGCCTGAGAATCCCTGAATGGGAAATGGACATGCAGGAAAGAGAAAGGCccagaatggggggggggtgccGGGCTGTCCTTTGCAGGCCTTCTTGGTGGGCGATCATTCAAATCTCCGTGAAAATCCCCTCCCTTCCCTGGCCACTGTTCACCTGGGAGTGACAGGGCCCCAGGGGCCAGGACTCCTACCCCAAACAAGCCATATAATAGTGTAATGACTGGCCACTGACCGTCAGGCCGCTGGAGGCAATCTCGGGCAGCGTAAGCGTAGCAGGAGTGGTGAGGCGATTTCGTGCTCGTGTTAGCTGCAGCATCACGGCATCCATTAGCTGGGGACAGACATGAAGAGTCAGAGGAGTTCCCAAAGCAGAACGGGTCAGAGCCCCAAGCTGCTGTGGGAAGGTGGAGTAAGGGCCCTTGGATTCCTTCAAGTCAGGACCACTATTTCTGTGCCGGAGGGCCAAAGTTCCTCTAGGCACTTTATGCATATTCTGAAGACTCTAATGTCTCTTTGAAGCCAGTGCCTGAACAGGGCCTCACCTTCCCTAACCAGAAGTTGCTAGTATGAACTAGGGATTCTGGGGGGACAGGATGAACTGCCTTTCCCTTGACTTTATTCCTTTTATTGCCATAATCTGAAGACAGTAAAAGGcagtaagtatttttttttccttaaaaccc
The window above is part of the Monodelphis domestica isolate mMonDom1 chromosome 7, mMonDom1.pri, whole genome shotgun sequence genome. Proteins encoded here:
- the SMIM22 gene encoding small integral membrane protein 22, with translation MAPSSRDVGTELEETVQQLLGRLKSHRLFQSEWDIAACVVFLTFIGTVLVLMLLVLLHCCCRCGCHSSSPPKRRPKGVDNLALEP
- the ROGDI gene encoding protein rogdi homolog isoform X1 translates to MATVMAATAAERAVLEEEFQWLLHDEVHAVLRQLQDILKEASYRFTLPGTGTEGPARQENFILGSSTTDQVKGVLTLQGDALSQADVNLKMPRNNQLLHFAFREDKQWKLQQIQDARNHVSQAIYLLANRDESYQFKTGAEVLKLMDAVMLQLTRARNRLTTPATLTLPEIASSGLTRMFAPALPADLLVNFYINLNKLCLTVYQLHPLQPSSTKNFRPSGGAVLHSPGAMFEWGAQRLEVSHVHKVECVIPWLNDALVFFTVSLQLCQQLKDKVGARAVLPSAGVRPKRISFRSPSSPATGATGPSDQEEPRTDFPR
- the ROGDI gene encoding protein rogdi homolog isoform X2; protein product: MATVMAATAAERAVLEEEFQWLLHDEVHAVLRQLQDILKEASYRFTLPGTGTEGPARQENFILGSSTTDQVKGVLTLQGDALSQADVNLKMPRNNQLLHFAFREDKQWKLQQIQDARNHVSQAIYLLANRDESYQFKTGAEVLKLMDAVMLQLTRARNRLTTPATLTLPEIASSGLTRMFAPALPADLLVNFYINLNKLCLTVYQLHPLQPSSTKNFRPSGGAVLHSPGAMFEWGAQRLEVSHVHKVECVIPWLNDALVFFTVSLQLCQQLKDKISVFSSYWSYRPF